In Streptomyces sp. NBC_00569, a single genomic region encodes these proteins:
- the purU gene encoding formyltetrahydrofolate deformylase has protein sequence MTDSPASAASPVPASPAPSPAVPATTPVEHVLTLDCPEAPGIVHAVSRFLVEHGSDIIDNQQFGDRRDGHFFMRVHFAAAGGENTTQSLRDGFAAVAAPFAMRWHLEPVGTRRRVLIMVSRYDHCLNDLLFRTRSGDLPIDVVAVVSNHRDHEALVTWHGIPFFHVPVTAATKPRAEAQLLELIDSFAVDLVVLARYMQVLSDDLCTRLPGRLINIHHSFLPSFKGAKPYHQAHDRGVKLVGATAHYVTADLDEGPIIAQEVISADHSHTPEDLAAIGRDAESAALARAVRWHCEGRVFVQGRRTVVLR, from the coding sequence ATGACTGATTCCCCGGCTTCCGCCGCGTCCCCCGTCCCCGCCTCCCCCGCCCCCTCGCCGGCCGTCCCCGCCACGACGCCGGTCGAGCACGTCCTCACCCTGGACTGCCCCGAGGCGCCCGGCATCGTCCACGCCGTCTCGCGGTTCCTCGTCGAGCACGGCAGCGACATCATCGACAACCAGCAGTTCGGTGACCGCAGGGACGGCCACTTCTTCATGCGGGTGCACTTCGCCGCAGCCGGCGGCGAGAACACCACGCAGTCCCTGCGCGACGGTTTCGCCGCCGTGGCCGCCCCCTTCGCCATGCGGTGGCACCTTGAACCGGTCGGCACCCGCCGACGCGTGCTGATCATGGTGTCCCGCTACGACCACTGCCTCAACGACCTGCTCTTCCGCACCCGCAGCGGCGACCTGCCCATCGACGTGGTCGCGGTCGTCTCCAACCACCGCGACCACGAGGCACTCGTCACCTGGCACGGCATCCCCTTCTTCCACGTGCCGGTCACCGCCGCGACCAAGCCCCGGGCCGAGGCACAACTCCTCGAACTCATCGACTCGTTCGCCGTCGACCTGGTCGTCCTCGCCCGCTACATGCAGGTGCTCTCCGACGATCTGTGCACCCGGCTGCCCGGCCGGCTGATCAACATCCACCACTCGTTCCTGCCGAGCTTCAAGGGCGCCAAGCCCTACCACCAGGCCCACGACCGCGGCGTCAAACTCGTCGGCGCGACGGCCCACTACGTCACCGCCGACCTCGACGAAGGCCCGATCATCGCCCAGGAGGTGATCAGCGCCGACCACAGCCACACCCCCGAGGATCTGGCCGCGATCGGCCGCGACGCGGAGTCGGCAGCCCTGGCCCGGGCCGTCCGCTGGCACTGCGAAGGCCGGGTGTTCGTCCAGGGGAGGCGCACGGTGGTGCTCCGCTGA
- a CDS encoding sarcosine oxidase subunit gamma — MAESTNEARTGLPAWRVSPLAHLAERMRDAAVTGARGVTLAEWPFVGMVNVRVDPASAAATRIEKTLGAPLPREHGGTTTSGGHTAFWLGPDEWLVLSQAEVGPVVDELREALATDPGSVVDVSANRTTLELSGPAARQVLEKGCPLDLHPRVFGPGRAVSTTVGPIAVLLWQVDDGPTYRLLPRSSFADYLARWLIDAMSEYRGPELP; from the coding sequence ATGGCTGAGTCCACGAACGAAGCGCGCACCGGCCTGCCGGCCTGGCGCGTGAGCCCTCTGGCGCATCTCGCGGAGCGGATGCGGGACGCGGCCGTCACCGGGGCCCGCGGTGTCACGCTGGCCGAGTGGCCCTTCGTCGGCATGGTGAACGTGCGCGTCGATCCGGCCTCCGCGGCGGCGACCCGCATCGAGAAGACCTTGGGGGCACCACTCCCCCGCGAGCACGGCGGGACCACCACCTCCGGCGGCCACACGGCGTTCTGGCTCGGCCCCGACGAGTGGCTGGTCCTGTCTCAGGCCGAAGTGGGGCCTGTGGTCGACGAGTTGAGGGAGGCGCTCGCCACGGATCCGGGTTCGGTCGTCGATGTCTCGGCGAACCGCACCACCCTCGAACTGAGCGGCCCGGCCGCCCGGCAGGTGCTGGAGAAGGGCTGCCCGCTGGACCTGCATCCTCGGGTCTTCGGTCCGGGCCGGGCCGTGTCGACGACGGTGGGACCGATCGCGGTCCTGCTCTGGCAGGTCGACGACGGGCCGACGTACCGCCTGCTGCCGCGGTCGTCGTTCGCCGACTACCTGGCGCGCTGGCTCATCGACGCGATGAGCGAATACCGCGGCCCCGAGCTGCCTTGA
- a CDS encoding sarcosine oxidase subunit alpha family protein: MTDQQFRLGHEGHVDRTTLLHFTLDGRELTGHPGDTLASAMLANGIVEAAPSLYHGRPRGIVSAGVEEANALVQLSGSCSEGMLPATTVELYDGLSATTLSGMGRLDPTPDPAVYDKKYVHTDVLVVGAGPAGLAAAAAAAESGARVILVDDQPELGGALLSGRTRSGWVAEVGAALDAAPEVTVLTRTTAFGSYDDNYVLALERRTDHLGADAPDPSSGVSRQRLWHIRARQVVLATGAHERPLTFAGNDRPGVMLAASVRTYLNRYGVAPGRRTVVATTNDSAYDTVAALHAAGIGIAAVVDARPELSQRAAEIATATGVQVLTASAVVGTTGESRLTGVTVQTLDAEGQLVGEEQEFDCDLLAVSGGWSPVVHLHSQRQGKLRWDDELVAFVPDGTVRDQQIVGAARGTYGPDGALAEGTRAGALAATEAGFPVPVPAAPSEDARPDVRALWLVPSPAGEPGTWDTHFVDLQRDVTVADVWRSTGAGMRGVEHVKRYTSLGTANDQGKTSGVNAIGVIAEALGAGASPGEIGTTAYRAPYTPVAFAALAGRERGDLFDPERTTSIHGWHAAHGAEFEDVGQWKRPWYYPRPGEDMDAAVARECRAAREGVAFMDATTLGKIEIWGADAGEFLNRVYTNAFKKLKPGMARYGVMCKPDGMIFDDGVTLRLDENRYFMTTTTGGAAGVLDWLEEWLQTEWPELDVHCTSVTEQWATVAVVGPKSRAVIAKLAPELDVSAEAFPFMAFRETTLASGIPARVCRISFSGELAFEINVSSWYGRAVWEQVYEAGKPYDITPYGTETMHVLRAEKGFIIVGQDTDGTVTPQDANMDWVVSKRKDFIGNRSYSRADTTRADRKQLVGLLPTDRTTRLPEGSQLIAQDTPLTPEAGPVPMLGHVTSSYHSAALGRPFALALVAGGRARIGSTLLAPVGDDLVPVEVTDSVLYDPEGTKRDG; encoded by the coding sequence ATGACCGACCAGCAGTTCCGGCTCGGCCACGAAGGCCACGTCGACCGCACCACTCTCCTCCACTTCACCCTCGACGGAAGGGAGTTGACGGGGCATCCCGGCGACACCCTTGCCTCCGCCATGCTGGCCAACGGCATCGTCGAGGCCGCCCCGTCGCTCTACCACGGCCGCCCGCGCGGCATCGTCTCGGCGGGCGTCGAGGAGGCCAACGCCCTCGTACAGCTCAGTGGTTCGTGTTCGGAGGGCATGCTCCCGGCGACCACGGTCGAACTGTACGACGGCCTGTCCGCGACCACGCTGTCCGGCATGGGACGGCTCGACCCGACCCCCGACCCCGCCGTCTACGACAAGAAGTACGTCCATACCGACGTCCTGGTCGTCGGCGCGGGCCCGGCCGGACTCGCGGCCGCCGCCGCGGCAGCCGAGTCCGGCGCGCGCGTGATCCTGGTGGACGACCAGCCTGAACTCGGCGGCGCGCTGCTGTCCGGACGCACTCGGTCGGGGTGGGTGGCCGAGGTCGGCGCGGCGCTCGACGCGGCCCCCGAAGTCACTGTTCTGACGCGCACCACGGCGTTCGGGTCGTACGACGACAACTATGTCCTCGCCCTGGAGCGGCGGACCGACCACCTCGGAGCCGACGCACCCGACCCCTCCTCGGGCGTCTCGCGTCAACGGCTGTGGCACATCCGCGCCCGCCAGGTGGTCCTGGCGACCGGTGCGCACGAGCGCCCGCTGACCTTCGCCGGCAACGACCGTCCCGGCGTGATGCTGGCCGCGTCCGTACGCACGTACCTCAACCGGTACGGCGTGGCCCCGGGCAGGCGAACCGTGGTCGCCACCACCAACGACAGCGCCTACGACACGGTCGCCGCTCTGCACGCAGCCGGCATCGGCATCGCCGCCGTCGTGGACGCGCGGCCCGAACTGTCACAGCGGGCCGCGGAGATCGCGACGGCGACCGGGGTACAGGTACTGACGGCCAGCGCAGTGGTCGGCACCACCGGCGAGTCCCGGCTCACCGGCGTGACCGTCCAGACCCTCGACGCGGAAGGTCAACTCGTCGGCGAGGAACAGGAGTTCGACTGTGACCTGCTCGCCGTCTCAGGCGGCTGGAGTCCGGTCGTCCACCTGCACAGCCAGCGCCAGGGCAAGCTGCGCTGGGACGACGAGCTGGTCGCCTTCGTGCCTGACGGCACTGTGCGGGACCAGCAGATCGTCGGCGCGGCGCGTGGGACGTACGGTCCGGACGGGGCTCTGGCCGAAGGGACGCGAGCCGGTGCGCTGGCGGCGACCGAGGCGGGGTTCCCCGTTCCGGTGCCGGCGGCGCCGTCCGAGGACGCACGGCCCGACGTCCGTGCCCTGTGGCTGGTGCCCTCCCCCGCCGGCGAACCCGGCACCTGGGACACCCACTTCGTGGACCTCCAGCGCGACGTCACCGTCGCCGACGTCTGGCGGTCCACCGGCGCCGGCATGCGCGGCGTCGAGCACGTCAAGCGCTACACCTCCCTCGGCACGGCGAACGACCAGGGCAAGACGTCCGGCGTCAACGCGATCGGCGTGATCGCCGAGGCCCTCGGCGCGGGCGCGTCACCCGGCGAGATCGGCACCACCGCCTACCGGGCGCCCTACACACCGGTGGCCTTCGCCGCCCTCGCCGGACGTGAGCGCGGGGACCTCTTCGACCCGGAGCGCACCACGTCCATCCACGGCTGGCACGCCGCCCACGGCGCCGAGTTCGAGGACGTCGGACAGTGGAAGCGGCCCTGGTACTACCCCCGGCCGGGCGAGGACATGGATGCGGCCGTCGCCCGCGAGTGCCGCGCGGCCCGCGAAGGCGTGGCGTTCATGGACGCCACCACCCTCGGAAAGATCGAGATCTGGGGCGCGGACGCGGGCGAGTTCCTCAACCGCGTCTACACCAACGCCTTCAAGAAGCTCAAGCCCGGCATGGCCCGCTACGGCGTGATGTGCAAGCCCGACGGCATGATCTTCGACGACGGCGTGACGCTGCGCCTCGACGAGAACCGCTACTTCATGACCACCACGACGGGTGGCGCCGCCGGGGTCCTGGACTGGCTGGAGGAGTGGCTGCAGACCGAGTGGCCCGAGCTCGACGTCCACTGCACCTCGGTGACCGAACAGTGGGCGACGGTCGCCGTCGTCGGCCCGAAGTCACGTGCCGTCATCGCGAAGCTCGCCCCCGAACTCGACGTCTCCGCCGAGGCGTTCCCCTTCATGGCCTTCCGCGAGACGACGCTCGCCTCGGGCATCCCGGCCCGCGTCTGCCGGATCTCCTTCTCCGGTGAGCTCGCCTTCGAGATCAACGTCTCGTCCTGGTACGGCCGAGCCGTCTGGGAGCAGGTGTACGAGGCCGGAAAGCCGTACGACATCACTCCGTACGGCACCGAGACGATGCACGTCCTGCGCGCCGAGAAGGGATTCATCATCGTCGGCCAGGACACCGACGGCACCGTCACCCCCCAGGACGCGAACATGGACTGGGTGGTCTCCAAGCGCAAGGACTTCATCGGGAACCGGTCCTACTCCCGCGCCGACACGACACGCGCCGACCGCAAGCAACTGGTCGGCCTGCTGCCCACCGACCGTACGACGCGACTGCCTGAGGGATCCCAACTCATCGCGCAGGACACACCGTTGACCCCCGAGGCCGGGCCGGTGCCCATGCTCGGCCACGTCACCTCCAGCTATCACAGCGCCGCACTCGGCCGCCCCTTCGCCCTCGCCCTCGTCGCCGGCGGGCGGGCCAGGATCGGCTCGACCCTGCTCGCCCCTGTGGGCGACGACCTGGTGCCCGTCGAGGTCACCGACTCCGTCCTCTACGACCCGGAAGGGACCAAGCGCGATGGCTGA
- a CDS encoding sarcosine oxidase subunit delta, which produces MLLINCPWCGPHNESEYHYGGQAHVPYPDNPAELDDRQWAEYVFYRDNPKGPFAERWMHSHGCRRWFNALRDTVSYEVLATYRLDEPRPEPRVTDPAGEQR; this is translated from the coding sequence ATGCTGCTGATCAACTGCCCATGGTGCGGTCCCCACAACGAGAGCGAATACCACTACGGGGGCCAGGCTCACGTCCCGTACCCCGACAACCCCGCCGAACTCGACGACCGGCAGTGGGCCGAGTACGTCTTCTACCGGGACAACCCGAAGGGCCCCTTCGCCGAGCGGTGGATGCACAGTCACGGCTGCCGTCGATGGTTCAACGCCCTGCGCGACACCGTCAGTTACGAGGTGCTGGCCACCTACCGGCTCGACGAGCCGCGCCCCGAACCCCGCGTCACCGACCCGGCCGGAGAGCAGCGATGA
- a CDS encoding sarcosine oxidase subunit beta family protein produces the protein MTAQPQPAPPEHPDFLWRNPEPRSSYDVVIVGAGGHGLATAYYLAKEHGITDVAVLEKGWLAGGNMARNTTIIRSNYLWDESAAIYEHALKLWEGLPEELDYDFLFSQRGVLNLAHTLQDVREGMRRANANRLNGVDAEWLDPDQVAEVCPILNVSPHTRYPVLGGTFQPRAGIAKHDHVAWALARRADEMGVDLIQGCEVTGFVKDGEKVVGVETNLGRINAGRVGLAAAGHSSVLAERAGVRLPVQSHPLQALVSELHEPVHPTVVMSNHVHVYVSQAHKGELVMGAGVDSYNGYGQRGSFHVIEEQMAAAVELFPIFARAHVLRTWGGIVDVTPDASPIISATPVENLFVNCGWGTGGFKATPAAGLTFAHTIATGEAHALNAPFALDRFTTGALIDEHGAAAVAH, from the coding sequence ATGACCGCCCAGCCACAGCCGGCGCCGCCGGAACACCCGGACTTCCTCTGGCGCAACCCCGAGCCGCGCTCCTCGTACGACGTCGTCATCGTCGGCGCGGGCGGGCACGGCCTGGCGACCGCCTACTACCTCGCGAAGGAACACGGCATCACCGATGTCGCGGTCCTGGAGAAGGGCTGGCTGGCCGGCGGCAACATGGCCCGCAACACCACGATCATCCGCTCCAACTACCTGTGGGACGAGAGCGCGGCGATCTACGAGCACGCGCTCAAGCTGTGGGAAGGACTCCCGGAGGAACTGGACTACGACTTCCTGTTCAGCCAGCGCGGCGTCCTCAACCTCGCACACACCCTCCAGGACGTCCGCGAGGGCATGCGCCGCGCCAACGCCAACCGGCTCAACGGAGTCGACGCCGAATGGCTCGACCCGGACCAGGTCGCCGAGGTCTGCCCCATCCTCAACGTCTCCCCCCACACCCGGTACCCGGTGCTCGGCGGCACCTTCCAGCCGCGCGCGGGCATCGCCAAGCACGATCACGTCGCCTGGGCTCTCGCCCGCCGCGCCGACGAGATGGGCGTCGACCTGATCCAGGGCTGCGAGGTCACCGGCTTCGTCAAGGACGGCGAGAAGGTCGTGGGTGTCGAGACCAACCTCGGCCGCATCAACGCCGGCCGGGTCGGCCTCGCGGCCGCCGGGCACAGCAGCGTGCTCGCCGAGCGGGCCGGAGTCCGCCTCCCCGTCCAGTCCCACCCGCTCCAGGCACTGGTCTCCGAGCTCCACGAGCCGGTCCACCCCACCGTCGTCATGTCGAACCACGTCCATGTCTACGTCTCCCAGGCGCACAAGGGCGAACTGGTGATGGGCGCGGGCGTCGACTCGTACAACGGATACGGGCAGCGCGGCTCCTTCCACGTGATCGAAGAACAGATGGCCGCCGCGGTCGAACTCTTCCCGATCTTCGCGCGGGCTCATGTGCTGCGGACCTGGGGCGGCATCGTCGACGTCACCCCGGACGCCTCGCCGATCATCAGCGCCACTCCCGTGGAGAACCTCTTCGTCAACTGCGGCTGGGGCACCGGCGGCTTCAAGGCCACGCCGGCCGCCGGCCTGACCTTCGCGCACACCATCGCGACGGGTGAGGCGCACGCGCTGAACGCCCCCTTCGCCCTCGATCGCTTCACGACGGGCGCACTGATCGACGAACACGGCGCCGCGGCCGTGGCCCACTGA
- the glyA gene encoding serine hydroxymethyltransferase has protein sequence MATDAQSITTPTTTPASLHALALRELDPDIAAAVDAELHRQQSTLEMIASENFAPAAVMEAQGSVLTNKYAEGYPGRRYYGGCEHVDVVEQLAIDRVKDLFGAEAANVQPHSGAQANAAAMFALLSPGDTILGLDLAHGGHLTHGMRINFSGKLYNVVPYHVSESDLRIDMDEVERLAREHRPKLIVAGWSAYPRRLDFAAFRRIADEVGAYLMVDMAHFAGLVAAGLHPSPVPYADVVTTTTHKTLGGPRGGVVLSRAGLAKKINSAVFPGQQGGPLEHVIAAKAVAFKVAASEEFKERQQRTLDGARILAGRLLSDDVAEAGITVLTGGTEVHLVLVDLRNSALDGQQAEDRLHRVGITVNRNAVPFDPRPPMVSSGLRIGTPALATRGFGAEEFREVADVIAGALKPEHLGEEQASLLRDRVEKLAAAFPLYPHLPRLPRPNGDAA, from the coding sequence ATGGCAACGGACGCCCAGTCGATCACCACGCCTACGACCACCCCCGCTTCGCTCCACGCCCTTGCGCTCAGAGAGCTCGACCCGGACATCGCCGCCGCCGTCGACGCCGAGCTGCACCGCCAGCAGTCGACGCTGGAGATGATCGCGTCGGAGAACTTCGCCCCGGCCGCCGTCATGGAGGCCCAGGGATCGGTCCTCACGAACAAGTACGCCGAGGGCTACCCCGGCCGCCGCTACTACGGCGGCTGTGAACACGTGGACGTCGTCGAGCAGTTGGCCATCGACCGGGTCAAGGACCTGTTCGGCGCCGAGGCCGCGAACGTGCAGCCGCACTCGGGCGCCCAGGCCAACGCCGCGGCGATGTTCGCGCTCCTCAGCCCGGGCGACACCATCCTCGGCCTCGACCTGGCGCACGGCGGTCACCTGACCCACGGCATGCGCATCAACTTCTCCGGCAAGCTCTACAACGTCGTGCCGTACCACGTGAGCGAGTCCGACCTGCGTATCGACATGGACGAGGTCGAGCGGCTCGCGCGCGAGCACCGGCCCAAGCTGATCGTCGCCGGCTGGTCGGCCTACCCCCGCCGCCTCGACTTCGCCGCGTTCCGGCGGATCGCCGACGAGGTGGGCGCCTATCTGATGGTGGACATGGCGCACTTCGCCGGGCTCGTCGCGGCCGGACTGCACCCGAGCCCCGTTCCGTACGCGGACGTTGTCACGACCACCACCCACAAGACCCTCGGCGGTCCGCGCGGCGGAGTCGTCCTCAGCCGGGCCGGTCTCGCCAAGAAGATCAACTCCGCGGTGTTCCCCGGGCAGCAGGGCGGGCCCCTCGAGCACGTCATCGCGGCGAAGGCGGTGGCCTTCAAGGTGGCGGCGAGCGAGGAGTTCAAGGAGCGCCAGCAGCGCACGTTGGACGGCGCCCGCATCCTGGCCGGGCGACTGCTCAGCGACGATGTGGCCGAGGCCGGGATCACCGTGCTCACCGGCGGCACCGAGGTCCACCTGGTCCTCGTCGACCTGCGGAACTCCGCGCTCGACGGGCAGCAGGCCGAGGACCGTCTGCACCGCGTCGGCATCACCGTCAACCGCAACGCGGTGCCGTTCGACCCGCGCCCGCCGATGGTCTCCTCCGGCCTGCGGATCGGTACACCGGCGCTGGCCACACGCGGCTTCGGCGCCGAGGAGTTCCGTGAGGTCGCCGACGTCATCGCCGGGGCGCTCAAGCCCGAGCACCTCGGCGAGGAGCAGGCGAGCCTGCTGCGGGACCGGGTCGAGAAGCTCGCCGCCGCGTTCCCTCTGTACCCCCATCTGCCCCGCCTGCCCCGCCCGAACGGAGACGCGGCATGA
- a CDS encoding GntR family transcriptional regulator, whose amino-acid sequence MQHVATEPTVGGEELSLAERAYRAIRDQLVMLDIRPGAPINEDQLAQSLGVGRTPVREALKRLQYERLVTTYPRRGTFATEVNITDLAHISEVRLELEPLAAARAARRATAEDRAALTAVRRELAGVDPRHGDAAELMHLDLKVHRAVYAATHNPYLEDTLIRHDNLATRIWCLFIDRLADMAGHVEEHGPLIDAIVAGEPDAAAQIARAHVEGFERAVRDAI is encoded by the coding sequence ATGCAGCACGTGGCGACCGAGCCGACGGTCGGTGGCGAGGAGCTGTCCCTCGCCGAGCGCGCCTACCGCGCCATCCGCGACCAGCTCGTCATGCTCGACATCCGCCCGGGCGCGCCCATCAACGAGGACCAGCTCGCCCAGTCCCTGGGAGTCGGCCGCACCCCGGTGCGCGAGGCCCTCAAGCGGCTCCAGTACGAGCGCCTCGTCACCACCTATCCGAGGCGCGGCACCTTCGCCACCGAAGTGAACATCACCGACCTGGCCCATATCTCCGAAGTCCGCCTGGAGCTCGAGCCCTTGGCCGCCGCCCGTGCGGCGCGGCGGGCCACGGCCGAGGACCGTGCGGCGCTGACGGCCGTACGGCGTGAGCTGGCAGGCGTGGATCCCCGGCACGGCGACGCGGCCGAGCTGATGCACCTGGATCTCAAGGTCCACCGTGCCGTGTACGCCGCCACGCACAACCCGTACCTGGAAGACACTCTCATCCGTCACGACAACCTGGCGACGCGGATCTGGTGCCTGTTCATCGACCGGCTCGCCGACATGGCCGGCCATGTCGAGGAGCACGGACCGCTGATCGACGCGATCGTCGCCGGTGAGCCTGATGCGGCGGCCCAGATCGCCCGCGCACATGTCGAGGGCTTCGAACGGGCCGTGCGCGACGCCATCTGA
- a CDS encoding PaaI family thioesterase — protein sequence MAHLGARLTRIAPGVVHIVLPARPEVTQQHGYFHAGATSSIADSAGGYAAFTLFPENTDVLTVEYKINLLAPALGNHLEAVGTVLKAGRTLTVCQLEVFAAQDDGARKLVANGQQTLIRVNRIE from the coding sequence ATGGCCCACCTCGGTGCGCGGCTCACGCGCATCGCACCGGGTGTCGTGCACATCGTGCTCCCGGCCCGGCCCGAAGTCACCCAGCAGCACGGCTACTTCCACGCCGGCGCCACCAGTTCCATCGCCGACAGCGCCGGTGGCTACGCGGCCTTCACTCTGTTCCCCGAGAACACCGATGTGCTCACGGTCGAATACAAGATCAACCTGCTCGCGCCCGCCCTCGGGAACCACCTCGAGGCCGTCGGAACCGTCCTCAAGGCAGGGCGGACCCTGACCGTGTGTCAGCTGGAGGTTTTCGCCGCCCAGGACGACGGCGCACGCAAGCTGGTGGCGAACGGGCAGCAGACGCTGATCCGGGTGAACAGGATCGAGTGA
- a CDS encoding LysE family translocator: MDTTTVAAFLAVDLLLVFTPGADWAYAISAGLRGRSVVPAVTGLIAGYVGYTLLAVVGLVAIVASSATVLTALTLAGAAYLMWLGWGVLRRPAALGASTEPMATSRGQIMLKGAGISGLNPKALLLYFSLFPQFIHPADGWPVAAQTGLLSVLHMTACAVVYLSVGVLARTVLKTRPSAARAVTRASGAMMIVIGGILLAERLAL, translated from the coding sequence ATGGACACGACAACAGTGGCGGCATTTCTGGCGGTGGATCTTCTGCTGGTGTTCACACCGGGCGCCGACTGGGCCTACGCGATCTCCGCCGGGCTGCGGGGCCGGTCGGTCGTCCCGGCGGTCACCGGGCTGATAGCCGGATACGTGGGCTACACCCTGCTCGCCGTCGTGGGCCTGGTGGCGATCGTGGCGAGTTCGGCGACCGTCCTCACGGCGCTGACCCTCGCCGGCGCCGCCTACCTGATGTGGCTGGGCTGGGGCGTTCTTCGCCGCCCGGCGGCCCTGGGCGCGTCCACCGAACCGATGGCCACGTCGCGCGGACAGATCATGCTCAAGGGAGCCGGGATCAGTGGGCTCAACCCCAAGGCGCTGCTCCTGTACTTCTCGCTGTTCCCGCAGTTCATCCACCCGGCGGACGGCTGGCCTGTCGCCGCGCAGACGGGGTTGCTCAGCGTGCTCCACATGACGGCGTGCGCCGTCGTCTACCTCTCGGTCGGTGTCCTCGCCCGCACCGTCCTGAAGACCCGGCCCTCGGCGGCCCGGGCCGTCACCCGCGCTTCCGGCGCCATGATGATCGTCATCGGCGGCATCCTTCTGGCCGAACGCCTGGCCCTCTGA
- a CDS encoding Lrp/AsnC family transcriptional regulator yields MDAMDRKILTELQLDGRLTITELAARVQLSVSPCHRRLRDLEREGAIRGYRAVVDPAAVGLDFEALVFATLCWEHRDTVTAFEEAVTAIPHVIQAQRLFGDPDYLLRVATADLAAYQQLYDQQLAQLPGVQRLTSTLVMKNVVQDRPLPE; encoded by the coding sequence ATGGACGCCATGGACCGGAAAATTCTTACCGAGCTGCAGCTGGACGGCCGCCTGACCATCACCGAGCTGGCCGCCCGTGTGCAGCTGAGCGTCTCGCCCTGCCATCGCCGGCTGCGGGACCTCGAACGCGAAGGCGCCATCCGCGGCTATCGCGCCGTCGTCGACCCTGCGGCCGTCGGCCTGGATTTCGAAGCCCTGGTCTTCGCCACCCTGTGCTGGGAGCACCGCGACACCGTCACCGCCTTCGAGGAGGCCGTGACCGCCATCCCTCACGTCATCCAGGCCCAGCGTCTCTTCGGCGACCCTGACTACCTGCTGCGCGTCGCCACCGCGGACCTCGCCGCCTACCAGCAGCTCTACGATCAGCAACTGGCCCAACTGCCCGGTGTGCAGCGCCTGACGTCCACCCTCGTCATGAAGAACGTGGTGCAGGACCGGCCACTGCCCGAGTAG